GTATTGCATGCCGGAAAGTACCTATAACGAGGACTACCAGTTCTTGCGGCGGCAGCAGCGTCTGAGTCATGACGAGATAGTGCGGATAGCCGGCATCGCGGTGAGCCTCGGAGTGAACAAGCTGCGTTTGACGGGTGGGGAGCCGCTGCTTGAGAAAAATGTGCCGGCGCTGGTTGCACGTTTGCGCGCGTTGCCCGACGTTGAAGATCTGGCATTGACGACCAATGGCACGCTGCTAAAACGGTACGCACAAGCACTGGCTGACGCCGGACTCGACCGGGTGACAGTCAGCCTCGACAGCCTGGACGCCGAGCTCTTTCACCGTATGAGTGGCGGTCGCGGTGAGCTCGACACCGTGCTTGCCGGTATCGATGCCGCGGCAGCGGCCGGTTTGACGCCAGTCAAGATCAACGCGGTTGTGCAACGCGGCGTCAACGAGCATACGGTCCTCGATTTGCTCGAACGGTTTCGCGGCAGCGGCCATATCGTTCGGCTGATCGAGTTCATGGATGTCGGCAATCGAAACGGCTGGCGACTCGATCAGGTCGTGCCATCGCGAGAGCTGTTGGCAGCGATCCATGCACGCTGGCCGCTTGCGCCAGTGGATCCCAACTATGCCGGCGAAGTGGCCAGTCGCTATCGCTATGCTGACGGTGGTGGCGAAATTGGTTTCATTTCCTCTGTCACGGAACCGTTCTGTGGCAACTGCAGTCGTGCACGTTTGTCGGCCGACGGGGTCCTGTATACCTGCTTGTTTGCGACCGTAGGGACTCCGCTTCGCGAGTTGTTGCGCAACGGTGCCAGCGATGACGAACTTCGCGCTCTGTTGCAGAATGTCTGGTTACGGCGAAATGACCGTTACAGTGAGTTGCGTGGGCGCGAAACTGTCACTGAAGCGCCATTGCGCAAAGTTGAAATGTACCGGATGGGTGGCTGAAGTCGTCAACCTCGACAATCTTCCTGCGGCGAGTGGTCGTCGCACACGCCTTGATACAGAGTAAGAGATCTATTGATGAGCAAGTTAAGCCATATTGACGAGCAAAACCGACCGACGATGGTTGATGTCAGCCACAAGACCGCAAGCGCCCGACAAGCACATGCGCGGGCCCTGGTCGAGTTTCCCGCGGAGGTCGCTGCCCGGTTTGCCGATGGCGATATTCAGACGGCCAAGGGGCCGGTATTCGCAACGGCAATCATCGCCGGTGTGATGGGCGCAAAACGCACGCACGAGCTGATACCGTTTTGCCACCCGTTGGGCCTTGATAATTGCGCGATCGAAATACACCTGGATGAGGAACGTCGCGCTGTTATTGATTGCCATTGCAAGGTCAATCACCGTACGGGCGTGGAAATGGAAGCGCTGACGGGCGCAACCGTGGCTGCGTTGACGGTATACGACATGTGCAAAGCGCTGTCGCATGAGATTCGCATTACGGAAACTCGCTTGATCGCGAAAACCGGCGGCAAAAAGGACTATCACAGTGAATGACGCGCCGGTACTCAAAGGGTTAGTGCTTGCCGGTGGACAAAGCCGCAGGATGGGTAGCGACAAAGCGCTATTGCTGCATGACGGGCGCAGCCAGCTGGCTTACACGATGGCGTTGCTTGGTCAATTCACGTCGGCAGCCTACGTGTCGACGAGCAAGGCGTTGCGGGACGAAACCGAACGCGCGAGCTTTCCGCAGATTGTCGATCGATATGACGACCTTGGACCGGTCGCAGGTATCTTGTCGGCGATGGATACGGACCCTCAGGCAGCCTGGCTGGTGGTGGCGGTTGATCTGCCGAACATCGATGACCGTACACTCGGCTTTCTTGTTGAATCGCGTAACGCTGCGCAGCCGTTTAGCGCATTTCGCAGCAGTCACAATGAGCTTCCGGAACCTCTGTGCGCGGTCTACGAACCGTCTGCGCGCGCGATAATTGACGATTTCGTGGCGCAGGGAATCGTTTGCCCACGCAAGATCATGATTCGATCCGATACCTGTTTGCTAAACCAGCCGAATGCCAATGCACTGGATAACATGAATACACCCGATGACCTCGCACGCAGTGATCTGCAGGTAGCGCAATGAGCAAAGAACTTACAGTTCGGTATTTCGCCATGTTTCGCGAGAACGCCGGCAAGACCGAGGAGCGTGTTACGACAAGCGCCGCGACCGCCGCCGATCTGTTTCGCGAGTTGCATGACAGGCACGGTTCGGCCGAACCGTTGGCGCATTGCAAAGTGGCGATTAATGATGAAATGGCGAGCTGGGACAGCGTTTTGACGGACGGTGACACCGTTTTACTGTTCCCACCGGTTGCAGGTGGCTGACATGATGACGATGGTTGAATCGACGATAGACCCGGAACAGCTGCGAACAGCATTGCTGGATCAGGCGGCGGGCGCATACGCCGGCTTCGAAGGCTGGATACGCAATCACAATGACGGGCAGTCTGTGCTGCGTCTCGAATACGAGGCCTACGCACCGTTGGCCGTAAAGGAAGGTGAGCGCGTTATACAGGAAGCGATGGCAAAGTTCGACGTACTGCACGCGCGTTGCGTACACCGCTCCGGATTGCTGGAGATCGGCGATTGCGCCGTCTGGGTCGGAGTCTCAGCCGCACATCGCGATGCCGCTTTCGATGCCTGTCGCTACATCATTGACCAGGTTAAGGTCCGACTGCCGATCTGGAAGAAAGAGCACTACACCAACGGCGATAGCGGCTGGGTCAACTGCGAACGCTGCGCGGCACACGCCTGATCTAGCGGCCAGGGCTACGGGTAAGATCAGCAAGGTCAGATGGCTGGTCGATGTCCACAGCGGCGGCTGCGCAATCGATGGCAATGACATGCTCACCTTGAGCGGATATCAGCGCCCGTGCGCCCTGGTCGCCGCGCAACGCGAGTAAATCGTCAAACAGTTCGGCTGGAATGATCGCCGGTACACCCAGGGTTCCGGAATAACGGCTGGCTACCACGCGCCGCGGTTCCCGACACCAACGTTGTTTGAGGCGTGTCAGATGGTCACGACCAACCAGTGGCTGGTCTGCGAGCACTAGTAAAACGCCTGCCGCGATGCCCTGTACCGCTGCGACAGCGGTGCAGATTGAGCTCGCAATGCCGTCGCGGTAACGATCATTGCAAACCAGGAACCCAGCGAGTGGGGCGGCGGCCCTGTGCACGGCCTCGGCAGCATTGCCAACAACAAGCATAGTGTGTTCGCCACAAACCGCTTCTGCTTCACGCACAGCGTGCTCAACAAGCGTTTGCTCGCCAATGGTCGCCAGTTGTTTCGGCGTACCGAAGCGCTGTGACTGCCCGGCAGCGAGCACCAGTGCGAATAGCGGCAGTGATTTGTCACGCATGCACATGCCCGCGCCAGCAAAGACAGGGTGCTGCAAGCATCAGATAGAAAGAGAAAGCTGCGTCAGGCACATCCGGGCAGTATAGTTGCCTCGGGATACACGGCCAATACGGACGTAGCGATTGTTCGGCACTTGCCCTGTTGTCTGCATGTGTGTATTCCTGTCAACCTGATTGCCGATGTAACCGGCAACGTCTTGCGACAAACCGGGGATTTGAGTTTGCATACGATTAGATCATTTGAAGATGCCAAGGCACTGGAAGGCCAGGAGATCGGCTTGTCGGACTGGTCCGTTGTTGATCAGAAGTGCATTGATCAATTCGCCGAAGCGACCGGCGATTTTCAATGGATACACGTTGATACAGCGCGCGCAGCAAAAGAGCTGCCGGAAGGCAAGACTATCGCGCATGGTTACCTCACCTTGTCTCTGATTCCCGCATTGACACAGCAGTTTGTCAGTTTCGAGAATCTTGCACGTGCCATCAATTTCGGCTGCAACAAGGTGCGCTTCTATACCATGGTTCCGGTGGGCAGCCGGGTGCGCGCAAGAGCAACTATCGTGCAGGCGCGACAACGTGCTGGCGCATTGCACCTGTCGTCCGAGGTTCGCGTTGAAGTTGAAGGCGAACGCAAGCCTGCCTGTGTTGCAGAGACGTTGGGAATGTACTTTTTCGATTCGCCTGAAGGCGAGCAAACAACGCCAGAATCATAAGGGAGATTTTCATGCAGGTTCAAATATCTTCTTTTTTCGGTTTGCTGATTCTGCTCGCCGATATCTACGCTGTACTGCAAATCGCGCAATCAGGCGCGAGTGACGCCCGCAAGGTTATATGGATTGCCGTTGTCATCTTGCTGCCAGTGTTGGGTTTGCTGCTCTGGTATCTGGCCGGGCCGAAGAAACCCTGACTAGAGCGTTTCGTCGCCGTTGAATTCGGCCGTCGTCTGGCGTTTTCGTTCTACAGTCAGGCGGGTAACGTCTGGTCGGGAATAGTGGCCGGCAGGGTCCATGTTGTGACGTTCTTCAAGTACCCGCCGGTGATCCAGTGTGGCGATACGCAGAGCCTCGCTGCCGGTTTCGGGCGCTAACAGCCATGCGCCGTCCGGGGCCGCAATACAGGAACCGCCGTCCGCCAGATTGCCTCGGCATGCTGTTTTGAGCGTGTCAAAATGCGGCAATGCCGGATCGATGTCTTCTGCACGCATCAAGCCGCTGACAGAAACCACGAATGACCGGCCTTCCTTAGCGATGAAGCGGGTGATGTCCTCAGTATTGCGTTGACTGCCGGGCCAGATTGCGACATGCAGGTCCTCTCCTTGAGCGTAGAGAGCCGCGCGCGCGAGCGGTAACCAGTTCTCCCAGCAATTCAGGCCGCCAACGGTAAATGCACCCAGCGGGTGGGTACGCAGGCCGTGACCATCGCCGCAAGACCACACGAGGCGCTCCTCGTACGTCGGCATCAGTTTGCGGTGTACAGATGCGATCTTGCCATTCGCATTGATGTACACCACAGAGCAATACAGGCTATGGCCGCGGTCCGCGGCTTTCTCAATAACCCCGAGGTAAACGGCAATTCCCCGTTTCGCGGCCAGCGCCGCCAACGGCTCGAGATGCCCTGCGGCTATGTCCACCGCCTCGTTAACGTAGTGCGCGTACAGTTCCTTTTGCAGGCGGGAATCGAAGCGAGCGCCGTCCGTGCGTTCAACCCAGAACGGGTAGCCAGGGACCAGTGCTTCACCAAATACAACAAGCTCGCAGCCTTCTGCCGCTGCCTGTTCGAGCCAGACGCCGACCTTGTCGAGGGTTGCGTCCCGGCGCAGCCAGCAGGGCGCAATTTGTGCCAGGCCGACAGTCAGTGTGTGGGGATGGCGGGCGACCATTGATACTCCTTGGCAGCAGGCGAGCGGATCGGGAACTTGCTGTCAGCATAGCATCCGCCGTTGCCGACAATGCTTGCAGTCACAGCGCATTGGCCTGTTAAATGTCCATTGTTGCCACAGAAAACGGAAACCAAAGGGGTGGGTATGCAAGGTCTGATGATGAATACACCGTTGTTGGTGTCTTCGATTTTGCGCCATGCGGAGCGCAATTTTCCTGAACGCGAGATTGTGTCGATTACGGCTGACGATCCGACTCATCGTTATTCCTACCGGGACTGCTGCCGCCGTACCCGCCAGCTGGCCAATGCGCTGGACAAACTGGGAATTGCGAAAGGCGATCGAATCGCCACCCTGGCCTGGAATGATTACCGGCACCTTGAGGCTTATTACGCCATCGGTGGCGCGGGTTATGTTTGTCATACGCTGAATCCGCGACTGTTTCCCGAGCAACTGGTTTTTATCATCAATCATGCCGAAGATCAGTGGATAATCACTGACCCGATGTTTCTGCCGTTGCTGGAAAAGCTTGCGCCGCAAACACCTGGCGTGAAGGGTTATATCGTCCTGTCGGATGAGGCGCACATGCCGGAAACAACACTGGCAAACACCGTTTGCTATGAAGCGCTTATCGCGGATTGTGATGACAAATATGATTGGCCGGAGCTCGATGAAAACGAGGCGGTTGGTCTTTGCTACACCTCCGGTACGACGGGAAATCCGAAAGGTGTGCTCTACAGCCATCGTTCTACGCTGTTGCATGCCTATGCCTGCAATACCCCGGACGCGCTGGGCCTTTCGAACCGTGACTCGATGCTGCCGGTAGTGCCGTTGTTTCATGTCAATGCCTGGGGCACGCCGTTTTCGGCACTGATGGTGGGTGCCAAGATTGTTTTCCCGGGACCCAAGATGGGTGATGGCGAAGCCCTGTACCAGCTGATGGAAGCCGAGAAAGTTACCGTCGCACTGGGCGTACCAACTGTGTGGTTGGCTCTGCTGCAATACGCTGAGAAAGCCGGCAAGAAACTCAACAGTCTGCAACGTACCGTGATAGGCGGTGCCGCGCTGCCGCGTTCAATGATCCGCGCATTTCGCGACAAGCACGATGTCGTCACCTGTCAGGGTTGGGGGATGACTGAAATGAGTCCGGTTGGGACAGTCAACACGCTGAAAGCGGGCATGGAAGATCTCGCCGGCGAAGAACTTGTCAAGCTGAAGGCGAAAGCGGGTCGCGGCCTGTTCGGTGTCGAGATGCGGATCGTTGACGATGCCGGAACCGAGCTGCCGTGGGACGGCGTCGCATTCGGTGCTTTGCAGGTCCGTGGCCCATGGGTCTGCAGCGGCTATTTCAAGTTGGATGACTGCGGCGAATCACACAGTGATGACGGCTGGTTCAATACAGGCGATGTCGCGACCATCGATGCCGAAGGTTATCTGAACATTACCGACAGGACCAAGGACGTCATCAAGTCGGGTGGCGAATGGATCAGTTCGATAGAAATCGAGAACGTGGCAGTCGGCCACCCGGATATTGCCGAGGCTGCGGTCATCGGCGTCAAACACCCAAAGTGGTCCGAGCGGCCGTTGCTGATCGTCGTGAAATCGGAAGGTCGAAATCCAGAGCGTGACGAGATACTGAAATACCTGGATGGCAAGATTGCCAGTTGGTGGGTGCCGGACGATGTCGTCTTCGTGGACGAAATTCCGCACACAGCAACGGGCAAAATCCTGAAAACCAAGTTGCGCGAACAGTTTGCAGAGTTTACTTTCGCGGACGCAACAAACTAGCTTCGGAGCCGCTTATGAGGGCTTTACGGAGCAGGAGATCAAACAATGGCGGATAGCGGCCGATTATTCGGCGTTCGTGCGATGCTGTGTGGTGGTGCCAACGGCATTGGCGAAGCCATAGCACGTACGCTGGTACGCCATGATGCGAGCGTGGTCGCGGTGGACCGGGCGGACAGTGATATAGAGACCCGGTACCGTGATGTCAGTGGTGCGACCGGACTGGCGGCGCGGTTTGACGGTGACGAGCATGCGGCTGCAGCTGTAGCCGCGGCGGAAAAGCAGCTGGGTGGGCTGGATGCCATCGTAATCAGCACAGGTCTGCAGGTACAACCGCCATTGCAGGATGCCGAGACCCATGCTGGAGTGTTGCAGGGGCGGCTGACAGGAATACGGCAGTTATTTGCTGCCGCTTTGCCACGAATGAAACGCAGCCCGGCCGGGCGCTTCATTGTGGTCGGCATGTTACGCAGCGCCTTCGGTCGCGATGCCGAATTGCTGGTTCAGGAAGCGGAAGAGTCACTTGCCGGATTGCTTCGCGAGCTGGCCGTCGATGCCGGACCGTTCGGGATCACCGTAAACTACGTGCAGCCGGGGGCATTGATGACCCCTGAGAGCCGCCGGGTTTTCAGTGATGACAAGTCATTGCGGGACTTTTGTATTGAGCGATCAGCGGCGCGCCGGCTGGGCGAAGCGCTTGATGTCGCCAAGGCGGTTCTGTTCCTGGCCAGTGACGACGCGACTTTCGTGAGCGGCAGTGGTATTGCTGTTGACGGCGGTCGAATACGTTGATGGCACGATAGTCGCGAAAGGTCTTTGCGACTTCGCTAGACTAAGCGAAACTTTCCACGGACCTTGTTCGATGCATTCAGTACTTGAAGACCTGCTGCACCTGTTGCAGCTCGAGCGAATAGAGGACAACATTTTTCGCGGCGAAAGCCGCGATATAGGCAGCGCGCAGGTCTTCGGTGGCCAGGTCCTTGGCCAGGCATTGTCAGCCGCGCAGTTCACTGTCGAAGGCCGCGTAGCCCATTCGCTGCACGCGTATTTTTTGCGTCGCGGTGATGTTGAAGCACCGATTATTTACGAAGTCGATCGGTCACGTGATGGCGGCAGTTTTTCAGTACGGCGCGTGGTCGCGATTCAACATGGTCGGCCAATATTCAATTTCGCGGCGTCTTTTCACGTGCCTGAAGATGGACTGGAGCATCAGGCCGGCATGCCGGACGTTCCGGCGCCGGACGGGTTGCCGGACTTAAGTGACATTCCGCCGGAAACGCTCGCCAAGTTGCCGCAGAAAATGCGCCGGTTCCTGACGGATCAGCGACCATTCCAGTTCCGCCCAGTGCAGCCCATCAGGTTCGACGTTCCAGAAGTCCTGGATCCCGTTCGGCAAGTCTGGATTCGTGCGGTGGACACGTTGTCGGATGAGCTCGCCTTGCATCAGAATTTGCTGGCCTACGTGTCGGATTACGAATTGCTGGGCACCTCGACATTGCCACACGGACTGCGCTTCGGTCGTGGCAACGTGATGATGGCGAGTCTCGATCACGCACTCTGGTTCCACCGTCCGTTCAGAGTTGACGAATGGCTGTTGTATTCGATGGACAGCCCCAACGCGGCCGGTGCACGCGGCTACGCGCGAGGACAGTTCTTCGATACCAACGGTGTTTTGGTGGCTTCCTCAGCGCAAGAGGGCCTGGTCCGGGTCGTGAACGATGATTCGGGCAACAAGCGATCGAACCCGCGCACCCAGGTATGACGGTTAATTTGGCAATGGCTGCGCACGTGTTACCAGCTTGAACTCGAGCGCCTCGGACTCGGTTAACAAGCGGATATCGTCGAACGGCACAGCAAACATTTCATCGACCAGTTGGCTGCTGACACCTACGCTTGCAAAATAGTCGGTCAGCTGTTTGCGGACCCCCTGTATATAGCGATTGTTATCGCTGCTGTCGTAACGACCACGTGCCGGGTTGTATTGCCCAGGTCGATGGATCCCCAGCCTGGATGGCAATGCCGGGTCGTCATATTCATCGAAGACAGCGTAGCGTTCGAAGCCGGCCGCAAACACGATCAGGCAAGCGCTGAAACAAACAGCTGTTTCAGACTCATCCAGCGCGGTTGTGACTCCGGGCAATTGACGACGATAAACATCGTGCTCGCGGATAATGCGCGCGATCTGGAATGCTGCTGTGGAATCACCGCCGCGGGAATTCAGGACTATTCGGCTTACTTCGGCTGGCCAGTCGGCGAGACGCTGGGTGACTTGGGAAAACAGCAAGGCACCCTGGCGACTCAGTATGCCGCGCAACCGGACTACGACGGGGCAGGGCCGGTCGCTGACAATGGCGGTTTCCCGCAGAAAATCTTTTGCGGTGTAGTACCAGTCGCAGTGTGCACTGTCGGGATGACGGTAGTCAGTCTCGATGTAAATGCCTGTCGGTGGCGCCGTGCGCAGAATATCCACCTCGGCGGCATGGCCGGCGCCAGCGAGAAAAACGAGTGCGGGTAACAGTCGGCAGCGCATCCGGGTTGCGCCGCGGTCAGTGGTCAGTGGGCCGTTGGGTATCCGCCAGTTGCTCCAGGAAGCGGCGACTGTTCGCCGTGTAACTGGCGGCGGAAGCGGTCAACAGCGCTAACTCATCGTCATCGAGTTCACGGACCACGCGCGCGGGTGAGCCCAGTATCAGGACACCGTCGGGAAACTGTTTGCCCTCGGTGACCAGCGAATGCGCGCCGACGAGGCAATGCTTGCCTATGTTCGCCCGGTTCAGTACCGAACTGCCTATTCCTATCAGACTGCCGTCGCCAACAGTGCAGCCGTGCAACATGACCCGGTGACCAACGGTAACGCCGGTTCCGATTTGTACGGGCAAACCCGGGTCCGTGTGGACGACGGACGCGTCCTGGATATTGCTGTCAGCGCCTATGTTGATCCAGTCGTTGTCGCCGCGAATCGTTGCGCCGAACCAGACACTGCAGCGGGCGCCCAACCGGACTTTACCGATAACATTTGCGTCCGGGGCCACGAAGTGGCCGTCACCCTCGAATACCGGTGATGATTCTCCAAGACGGTAGATCACTAGCCTTTGGCCTGGTTTGCGACGGCAGCGGCAGCGGCGGCAACGGCGTCCGGGTCGCCAAGAAAGCGCCGTGACAATGGCTGCAGATCGTCGTCGAGTTCGTACAGGATGGGGATCCCTGTTGGAATATTGAAACCGGTGATTTCTTCTTCAGAGACGTTGTCCAGCATTTTGACCAGCGCACGCAGACTGTTGCCGTGTGCGGCGATCAGGACGTTACGCCCGGCTTTCAGTTCCGGCACGATGCACTCGTTCCAGAAGGGTTTGACTCGCTCGAGCGTCGTTGCCAGTGATTCGGTGGCCGGCAGGCCTTCAATACCCGCGTAACGGGGATCGTGCGCAGGGTGCCTGTCGTCGTCAGCCTCCAGCGGCGGCGGCGGAGTGGCGTAACTGCGGCGCCAGACATGTACCTGTTCGTCACCGTACTTTGCGGCAGTTTCTGCCTTGTTCAGTCCCTGCAGCGCACCGTAGTGGCGTTCATTCAGTCGCCAGTCGCGAATGACTGGAATCCACATGCGATCCATCTCATCGAGCATCAACCACAACGTGCGTATGGCCCGTTTCAGCAACGACGTATAGGCAACATCAATGGTGAAGTCGAGCTCTCGGACGGCGACGCCTGCCGCCTTCGCCTCGCTCCTGCCCAAATCCGTCAGGTCAACGTCGGTCCAGCCCGTAAACAGGTTTTTGAGGTTCCAGTCGCTTTGTCCGTGGCGACACAATATGAGTTTGCCGGGCATATCTACTCCGTAGTGAAATGTTTTGGCAG
The DNA window shown above is from Woeseia oceani and carries:
- a CDS encoding acyl-CoA thioesterase; this translates as MHSVLEDLLHLLQLERIEDNIFRGESRDIGSAQVFGGQVLGQALSAAQFTVEGRVAHSLHAYFLRRGDVEAPIIYEVDRSRDGGSFSVRRVVAIQHGRPIFNFAASFHVPEDGLEHQAGMPDVPAPDGLPDLSDIPPETLAKLPQKMRRFLTDQRPFQFRPVQPIRFDVPEVLDPVRQVWIRAVDTLSDELALHQNLLAYVSDYELLGTSTLPHGLRFGRGNVMMASLDHALWFHRPFRVDEWLLYSMDSPNAAGARGYARGQFFDTNGVLVASSAQEGLVRVVNDDSGNKRSNPRTQV
- the gpmA gene encoding 2,3-diphosphoglycerate-dependent phosphoglycerate mutase, producing MPGKLILCRHGQSDWNLKNLFTGWTDVDLTDLGRSEAKAAGVAVRELDFTIDVAYTSLLKRAIRTLWLMLDEMDRMWIPVIRDWRLNERHYGALQGLNKAETAAKYGDEQVHVWRRSYATPPPPLEADDDRHPAHDPRYAGIEGLPATESLATTLERVKPFWNECIVPELKAGRNVLIAAHGNSLRALVKMLDNVSEEEITGFNIPTGIPILYELDDDLQPLSRRFLGDPDAVAAAAAAVANQAKG
- the mobA gene encoding molybdenum cofactor guanylyltransferase; translation: MNDAPVLKGLVLAGGQSRRMGSDKALLLHDGRSQLAYTMALLGQFTSAAYVSTSKALRDETERASFPQIVDRYDDLGPVAGILSAMDTDPQAAWLVVAVDLPNIDDRTLGFLVESRNAAQPFSAFRSSHNELPEPLCAVYEPSARAIIDDFVAQGIVCPRKIMIRSDTCLLNQPNANALDNMNTPDDLARSDLQVAQ
- a CDS encoding MaoC family dehydratase; the encoded protein is MHTIRSFEDAKALEGQEIGLSDWSVVDQKCIDQFAEATGDFQWIHVDTARAAKELPEGKTIAHGYLTLSLIPALTQQFVSFENLARAINFGCNKVRFYTMVPVGSRVRARATIVQARQRAGALHLSSEVRVEVEGERKPACVAETLGMYFFDSPEGEQTTPES
- a CDS encoding gamma carbonic anhydrase family protein gives rise to the protein MIYRLGESSPVFEGDGHFVAPDANVIGKVRLGARCSVWFGATIRGDNDWINIGADSNIQDASVVHTDPGLPVQIGTGVTVGHRVMLHGCTVGDGSLIGIGSSVLNRANIGKHCLVGAHSLVTEGKQFPDGVLILGSPARVVRELDDDELALLTASAASYTANSRRFLEQLADTQRPTDH
- a CDS encoding carbon-nitrogen hydrolase family protein; this encodes MVARHPHTLTVGLAQIAPCWLRRDATLDKVGVWLEQAAAEGCELVVFGEALVPGYPFWVERTDGARFDSRLQKELYAHYVNEAVDIAAGHLEPLAALAAKRGIAVYLGVIEKAADRGHSLYCSVVYINANGKIASVHRKLMPTYEERLVWSCGDGHGLRTHPLGAFTVGGLNCWENWLPLARAALYAQGEDLHVAIWPGSQRNTEDITRFIAKEGRSFVVSVSGLMRAEDIDPALPHFDTLKTACRGNLADGGSCIAAPDGAWLLAPETGSEALRIATLDHRRVLEERHNMDPAGHYSRPDVTRLTVERKRQTTAEFNGDETL
- a CDS encoding PLDc N-terminal domain-containing protein, whose amino-acid sequence is MQVQISSFFGLLILLADIYAVLQIAQSGASDARKVIWIAVVILLPVLGLLLWYLAGPKKP
- a CDS encoding MoaD/ThiS family protein — encoded protein: MSKELTVRYFAMFRENAGKTEERVTTSAATAADLFRELHDRHGSAEPLAHCKVAINDEMASWDSVLTDGDTVLLFPPVAGG
- a CDS encoding nucleotidyltransferase family protein, whose amino-acid sequence is MRDKSLPLFALVLAAGQSQRFGTPKQLATIGEQTLVEHAVREAEAVCGEHTMLVVGNAAEAVHRAAAPLAGFLVCNDRYRDGIASSICTAVAAVQGIAAGVLLVLADQPLVGRDHLTRLKQRWCREPRRVVASRYSGTLGVPAIIPAELFDDLLALRGDQGARALISAQGEHVIAIDCAAAAVDIDQPSDLADLTRSPGR
- a CDS encoding COG3904 family protein, with amino-acid sequence MRCRLLPALVFLAGAGHAAEVDILRTAPPTGIYIETDYRHPDSAHCDWYYTAKDFLRETAIVSDRPCPVVVRLRGILSRQGALLFSQVTQRLADWPAEVSRIVLNSRGGDSTAAFQIARIIREHDVYRRQLPGVTTALDESETAVCFSACLIVFAAGFERYAVFDEYDDPALPSRLGIHRPGQYNPARGRYDSSDNNRYIQGVRKQLTDYFASVGVSSQLVDEMFAVPFDDIRLLTESEALEFKLVTRAQPLPN
- the moaC gene encoding cyclic pyranopterin monophosphate synthase MoaC, with the translated sequence MSKLSHIDEQNRPTMVDVSHKTASARQAHARALVEFPAEVAARFADGDIQTAKGPVFATAIIAGVMGAKRTHELIPFCHPLGLDNCAIEIHLDEERRAVIDCHCKVNHRTGVEMEALTGATVAALTVYDMCKALSHEIRITETRLIAKTGGKKDYHSE
- the moaA gene encoding GTP 3',8-cyclase MoaA, which gives rise to MSSLPPASEAPVSSGPVDKLKRPMRDLRISLLDQCNFRCPYCMPESTYNEDYQFLRRQQRLSHDEIVRIAGIAVSLGVNKLRLTGGEPLLEKNVPALVARLRALPDVEDLALTTNGTLLKRYAQALADAGLDRVTVSLDSLDAELFHRMSGGRGELDTVLAGIDAAAAAGLTPVKINAVVQRGVNEHTVLDLLERFRGSGHIVRLIEFMDVGNRNGWRLDQVVPSRELLAAIHARWPLAPVDPNYAGEVASRYRYADGGGEIGFISSVTEPFCGNCSRARLSADGVLYTCLFATVGTPLRELLRNGASDDELRALLQNVWLRRNDRYSELRGRETVTEAPLRKVEMYRMGG
- a CDS encoding 3-(methylthio)propionyl-CoA ligase encodes the protein MQGLMMNTPLLVSSILRHAERNFPEREIVSITADDPTHRYSYRDCCRRTRQLANALDKLGIAKGDRIATLAWNDYRHLEAYYAIGGAGYVCHTLNPRLFPEQLVFIINHAEDQWIITDPMFLPLLEKLAPQTPGVKGYIVLSDEAHMPETTLANTVCYEALIADCDDKYDWPELDENEAVGLCYTSGTTGNPKGVLYSHRSTLLHAYACNTPDALGLSNRDSMLPVVPLFHVNAWGTPFSALMVGAKIVFPGPKMGDGEALYQLMEAEKVTVALGVPTVWLALLQYAEKAGKKLNSLQRTVIGGAALPRSMIRAFRDKHDVVTCQGWGMTEMSPVGTVNTLKAGMEDLAGEELVKLKAKAGRGLFGVEMRIVDDAGTELPWDGVAFGALQVRGPWVCSGYFKLDDCGESHSDDGWFNTGDVATIDAEGYLNITDRTKDVIKSGGEWISSIEIENVAVGHPDIAEAAVIGVKHPKWSERPLLIVVKSEGRNPERDEILKYLDGKIASWWVPDDVVFVDEIPHTATGKILKTKLREQFAEFTFADATN
- a CDS encoding SDR family NAD(P)-dependent oxidoreductase, encoding MADSGRLFGVRAMLCGGANGIGEAIARTLVRHDASVVAVDRADSDIETRYRDVSGATGLAARFDGDEHAAAAVAAAEKQLGGLDAIVISTGLQVQPPLQDAETHAGVLQGRLTGIRQLFAAALPRMKRSPAGRFIVVGMLRSAFGRDAELLVQEAEESLAGLLRELAVDAGPFGITVNYVQPGALMTPESRRVFSDDKSLRDFCIERSAARRLGEALDVAKAVLFLASDDATFVSGSGIAVDGGRIR
- a CDS encoding molybdenum cofactor biosynthesis protein MoaE — translated: MMTMVESTIDPEQLRTALLDQAAGAYAGFEGWIRNHNDGQSVLRLEYEAYAPLAVKEGERVIQEAMAKFDVLHARCVHRSGLLEIGDCAVWVGVSAAHRDAAFDACRYIIDQVKVRLPIWKKEHYTNGDSGWVNCERCAAHA